A part of Arachis hypogaea cultivar Tifrunner chromosome 12, arahy.Tifrunner.gnm2.J5K5, whole genome shotgun sequence genomic DNA contains:
- the LOC112726304 gene encoding putative disease resistance RPP13-like protein 1: MAGVVVGGAFLSGFINVVLDRLISADAINLVVGKKLSSDLVERLKNALTDAGALVDDAELKQLDNHDVKEWLNCLRDALYTADDLLDRICTKAATQKVTLLGRIFNSEDRQMVNEIERVVRRIEDLENRKGKLGLEKISTASFSWKTPSTSLVKGNVCGREDDKKALIKMLNDNNEHHLSVISIVGMGGVGKTTLAQWMYNNAELMEGFDQKAWVCVSENFNIVETTRNIVKEISTITQDLDSFNSIQDALKKELSKKKFFIVLDDVWSNDHHQWKDFLAPFQCGDKGSTILLTTRKEDVGSVVQTNCQPHYLIPLSEDYCWSVFAANASFPESNGSPILEGIGKKIAKKCDGLPLAAETLGCLCRRHDAKEWEKILSSDIWGFSTNESKIVPALLISYFHLPAHLKRCFVYCALFPKDYHFKKDELILLWMAEDLLRLPKRGENLEEVGCKCFEELASRLFFKQEWGWHKMHDLLHDLAIFLAGDFYCRIEERSEQEKKKVLTRHLSHLPYGSLDHPISKVFKSDMKPESLRTSLYIDDLFSMASKFICLRVLSFRKLDVLPDSIGESIHLRYLNLSFTDINRLPESLCNLYNLQTLILYGCTKLTMLPINMHNLVNLRHLDLRETSLGEMPGGISKLKHLRVLYFFIVGNHKYNGIQELGGLSNLQGSFVIRKLENIVDVKEAENARMTNKNLMNELYLEWSSGDDMVPNTSAERDILDNLQPHNNLEKLTIKGYKSTIFPDWLGHCSYNNMTSVSLKSCNNCCMLPSLGQLPSLKALRIKGFGQLKCVGMEFYKAIGDPSLQIAPPFPLLESLKFDKMACWEEWHLPDSKAFCQLKSLKIRDRPMLKGDMLHQVFMRIVSSSSDALKVRELVIIEFREGGFSGMSLNGDTLSISGSECVVESAFNEMMSNKHLPSLQEVEIIGCWFAVSWPNNCLLPKSLQKLTIRECSKLEFPQQKYDLVELLLHSCDSLSSLSLDVFPNLKNLRIDRCENLESVSMSEAPHAALQRLIIWGCEKLVSLAGGGLAAPNLTHLHVANCEKLEALPRDMNSLLPSLQSLEIYGCPNICRLPEGGLPPNLKSLELQIGEEQMRDLSWMANLHALTHLRFYGSYCDNLKSYPEVGSLPHLPSLTTLGIWCFHNLETLECNELLRLTSLQQLHISFCNKLKHMEGEKLPPSLLLLKIQYCRLLGKHCKNKHQLIWPKISHIPTIQVENFSDKASA, translated from the coding sequence ATGGCTGGAGTTGTTGTTGGTGGAGCTTTTCTGTCTGGCTTCATTAATGTTGTCTTGGACAGGCTCATTTCTGCTGATGCTATCAACTTGGTTGTGGGCAAGAAGCTTAGCTCTGACTTGGTTGAGAGGCTGAAGAATGCTCTGACAGATGCTGGAGCTCTTGTTGATGATGCAGAGCTCAAGCAACTGGATAACCATGATGTGAAGGAGTGGCTCAACTGTCTCCGAGATGCTCTTTACACTGCTGATGACTTGCTGGACCGCATCTGCACCAAAGCTGCAACTCAAAAGGTCACTCTCTTGGGTAGAATCTTCAATTCTGAAGATAGGCAAATGGTGAATGAGATAGAAAGGGTGGTTAGAAGGATAGAAGATCTTGAGAACCGCAAAGGAAAGCTTGGGCTTGAAAAGATTTCCACTGCTAGCTTCTCCTGGAAAACTCCATCCACTTCTCTTGTAAAAGGGAATGTGTGTGGCAGGGAGGATGACAAGAAGGCCTTAATCAAGATGCTGAATGACAACAATGAGCATCACCTCTCTGTCATCTCTATTGTTGGCATGGGTGGTGTTGGTAAAACTACTTTGGCTCAATGGATGTACAATAATGCAGAGTTGATGGAGGGATTTGATCAGAAAGCATGGGTTTGTGTTTCGGAAAACTTCAATATTGTTGAGACTACAAGGAATATAGTAAAGGAGATCTCTACAATTACTCAGGATCTTGATagcttcaattcaattcaagatgCTTTGAAGAAAGAATTGTCCAAAAAGAAGTTCTTTATTGTTTTGGATGATGTTTGGAGTAATGATCATCATCAATGGAAGGATTTTCTAGCCCCTTTTCAATGCGGGGATAAGGGAAGTACTATTCTTCTGACTACTCGCAAGGAAGATGTTGGTTCAGTTGTTCAAACAAATTGTCAGCCTCACTATCTCATTCCATTATCAGAAGACTATTGTTGGTCAGTGTTTGCAGCCAATGCTTCTTTTCCAGAATCAAATGGGAGCCCAATACTTGAAGGAATAGGCAAAAAGATTGCCAAGAAGTGCGATGGTTTGCCATTAGCAGCAGAAACACTTGGTTGCTTGTGCAGAAGGCATGATGCTAAGGAATGGGAAAAAATCTTAAGCAGTGATATTTGGGGATTTTCTACAAATGAGAGTAAGATTGTTCCAGCATTGTTAATTAGTTACTTTCACCTTCCTGCACATTTGAAGCGTTGTTTTGTTTATTGTGCACTGTTTCCGAAAGATTATCACTTTAAGAAAGATGAACTAATTTTGTTGTGGATGGCCGAAGATCTTTTAAGACTaccaaagagaggagagaacttggaagaggttggttgCAAGTGTTTTGAAGAATTAGCTTCAAGGTTATTTTTTAAACAAGAATGGGGTTGGCATAAGATGCATGATCTCTTGCATGACTTGGCAATATTCcttgctggagacttctattgtAGAATAGAAGAGCGTagtgaacaagaaaagaagaaggttcTCACTCGTCATTTGTCACATTTGCCATATGGAAGCTTAGATCATCCAATCTCAAAAGTCTTTAAGTCCGATATGAAACCAGAATCTTTGAGGACATCGTTGTATATCGATGATTTGTTCAGCATGGCATCTAAGTTTATATGCTTGAGAGTTTTGTCCTTTCGTAAACTTGATGTATTACCTGATTCAATAGGTGAATCAATTCATCTACGGTATTTGAATCTCTCTTTCACTGACATTAACAGGTTGCCAGAATCATTGTGCAACTTGTATAATCTACAAACATTAATATTGTACGGATGTACTAAGTTGACCATGTTGCCCATTAACATGCACAATCTTGTGAATTTACGGCATCTGGATCTCAGGGAAACTTCTTTGGGAGAAATGCCTGGAGGAATAAGCAAATTGAAACACTTGcgtgttttatatttctttattgtGGGAAATCATAAATATAATGGAATCCAGGAATTAGGAGGGCTGTCAAATCTTCAAGGTTCATTTGTGATTAGGAAGTTGGAGAATATTGTGGACGTGAAAGAAGCAGAGAATGCAAGGATGACAAACAAGAATCTCATGAACGAATTATACTTGGAGTGGTCTTCAGGTGATGATATGGTTCCGAACACAAGTGCCGAAAGAGATATACTTGACAACTTGCAACCTCACAACAATTTGGAAAAGTTGACCATCAAGGGATATAAGAGTACAATATTTCCAGATTGGttggggcactgttcatacaacAATATGACAAGTGTATCTCTCAAGTCTTGCAACAATTGCTGCATGCTGCCTTCACTTGGACAGTTGCCATCTCTTAAGGCCCTGCGCATTAAAGGTTTTGGTCAGCTGAAGTGTGTTGGCATGGAGTTTTACAAGGCTATTGGTGACCCTTCTTTGCAAATTGCTCCTCCTTTTCCCTTGTTGGAGAGTTTGAAATTTGATAAAATGGCATGTTGGGAGGAGTGGCACTTACCTGACTCAAAAGCTTTTTGTCAGCTTAAGAGTCTTAAAATAAGAGATCGTCCAATGTTAAAGGGAGATATGCTTCATCAGGTATTCATGAGAATCGTTTCTTCTTCATCGGATGCTTTGAAAGTTCGCGAGTTAGTTATAATCGAATTTCGAGAAGGAGGGTTTTCAGGTATGTCACTTAATGGGGATACATTATCAATTAGCGGAAGTGAATGTGTGGTGGAGTCTGCATTTAACGAAATGATGAGCAATAAGCATCTACCCTCCCTCCAAGAAGTAGAAATCATCGGGTGTTGGTTTGCTGTGTCCTGGCCGAACAATTGTTTACTACCCAAATCTTTGCAAAAGCTCACAATCAGGGAGTGCAGCAAACTGGAATTCCCGCAGCAAAAGTATGATTTGGTAGAGCTACTATTACACAGCTGTGATTCACTGAGCTCCTTATCGTTGGATGTCTTTCCCAATCTCAAGAATCTCCGGATTGATAGGTGTGAGAATCTGGAATCAGTGTCAATGTCAGAGGCACCACACGCTGCTCTTCAACGTCTCATAATCTGGGGGTGCGAGAAATTAGTGTCATTAGCAGGAGGAGGACTGGCTGCACCCAACTTGACTCATCTTCATGTCGCAAATTGTGAGAAGTTGGAGGCATTACCACGTGACATGAATAGTCTACTCCCAAGTCTGCAGTCTCTCGAGATATATGGTTGCCCAAACATTTGCAGGTTGCCAGAGGGTGGTTTGCCGCCTAACTTGAAATCACTTGAACTGCAAATTGGCGAAGAACAAATGAGAGATCTATCCTGGATGGCCAACTTGCACGCCCTCACTCATCTCAGATTTTATGGTTCTTACTGCGACAACTTAAAGTCATACCCAGAGGTGGGTTCGCTGCCTCACCTTCCCTCCCTTACCACTCTTGGGATATGGTGCTTCCATAATCTGGAGACATTGGAGTGCAACGAGCTTCTCCGCCTCACCTCCCTTCAACAACTACATATTTCATTCTGCAACAAGCTGAAGCATATGGAAGGAGAAAAGCTGCCTCCCTCTCTCTTGCTACTCAAAATTCAATACTGTCGTTTGCTGGGAAAACACTGCAAGAACAAGCATCAACTAATCTGGCCCAAAATTTCCCACATCCCCACCATTCAAGTCGAAAACTTTTCAGATAAAGCTTCTGCGTAG
- the LOC112726303 gene encoding putative UDP-rhamnose:rhamnosyltransferase 1, which yields MSENATHHVVMLPWSAFGHLIPFFQLSIDIAKSGIHVSFISTPKNIQRLPKPPSDLSHILHLVEIPFPSPLDSSHLSGGEATVDIPFDKIQYLKLAWDQMQNPVKEFVSKLQPNWIICDFHAHWAVEIAQELHVKLMYYSVYSASTIVFFGPPGRMRAPTSPEVLTSPREWVNFPSSVAFQRNEAIAFYQSAYIENVTGLRDIDRLANVIDGANAVSFRNCYEMEGEYLNLYQELIEKPVIPVGLLPPEMPEKRLVDESWSKTFEWLDAQATKSVVFVGFGSECKLSKEQVFEIAYGLELSELPFLWTLRKPSWAIHDHDSLPLGFCERTSKRGKVCFGWAPQKEILSHKSIGGSLFHSGWGSIIETLMFGHTLVVLPFVVDQPLNAKALLDKGLAIEVKRNNEDGSFSRDDIAKCLREAMVLEEGEMLRIKTREIAKVVGDLKLHHDYMKAFVKFLRT from the coding sequence ATGTCTGAGAATGCAACTCATCATGTGGTGATGCTTCCATGGTCTGCATTTGGCCATTTGATTCCGTTTTTCCAACTCTCCATAGACATAGCCAAATCAGGTATTCATGTCTCCTTCATTTCAACACCAAAAAATATTCAAAGGCTTCCAAAACCACCTTCAGATTTATCTCATATTTTACATTTGGTGGAAATTCCATTTCCATCACCATTAGACTCATCACATCTCTCTGGTGGTGAGGCTACTGTGGACATTCCATTTGACAAAATTCAGTACCTCAAGTTAGCATGGGATCAAATGCAAAATCCAGTGAAGGAATTTGTGTCTAAGTTGCAACCAAATTGGATCATTTGTGACTTCCATGCACACTGGGCTGTAGAGATTGCTCAAGAGCTTCATGTGAAACTCATGTACTACTCTGTTTACTCTGCTTCCACTATTGTGTTCTTTGGACCACCCGGTCGAATGAGAGCACCAACCTCGCCAGAAGTCCTAACATCACCAAGAGAATGGGTGAATTTTCCGTCTTCAGTGGCTTTTCAACGAAACGAGGCCATTGCGTTCTATCAAAGTGCATACATAGAAAATGTGACCGGGTTAAGAGACATTGATAGGCTTGCCAATGTAATAGACGGCGCAAACGCTGTATCATTTCGCAACTGCTATGAGATGGAAGGTGAGTATTTGAATCTATATCAAGAACTTATTGAGAAGCCAGTGATTCCTGTAGGTTTGCTTCCTCCGGAGATGCCAGAGAAAAGACTTGTTGATGAGTCTTGGAGTAAGACTTTCGAGTGGCTTGATGCGCAAGCAACAAAGTCGGTAGTCTTTGTTGGGTTTGGTAGTGAGTGTAAGTTGAGCAAAGAGCAAGTTTTTGAGATAGCTTATGGATTAGAGCTTTCTGAATTACCATTTTTGTGGACATTGAGAAAACCAAGTTGGGCAATTCATGATCATGATTCTCTGCCTCTTGGATTTTGTGAAAGAACATCAAAGAGAGGAAAAGTTTGTTTTGGATGGGCACCACAAAAGGAAATTTTGTCACATAAATCTATTGGGGGGTCTTTGTTTCATTCTGGCTGGGGATCTATAATTGAGACTTTGATGTTTGGCCACACTCTTGTAGTGTTGCCATTTGTTGTTGATCAACCTCTTAATGCAAAGGCTTTGCTTGATAAGGGTCTTGCCATTGAAGTGAAGAGAAATAATGAAGATGGTTCATTTAGTAGAGATGACATAGCCAAATGCCTCAGAGAAGCTATGGTATTGGAGGAAGGAGAGATGCTTAGAATCAAGACAAGAGAAATTGCTAAAGTTGTAGGCGATTTGAAGCTTCACCATGATTACATGAAAGCATTTGTCAAGTTTCTTAGGACTTGA